From a single Mesorhizobium shangrilense genomic region:
- a CDS encoding VOC family protein, which produces MTVDDPFKHATLGSGVFYRDPWAALAWLEMAFGFERSMVVSDPCGKLVHSEMRFGDGYIIVDSEWADHIASPASVAGRNTQSVYVRLKDGLDEHCEHARAAGAAIIEEPADQFYGERLYRARDPEGHVWTFTQTLRSVSREDAERLGGLRIEGWHR; this is translated from the coding sequence CGGGGTGTTTTACAGGGATCCTTGGGCCGCCTTGGCCTGGCTCGAGATGGCGTTCGGCTTCGAGCGCAGCATGGTGGTCAGCGATCCCTGCGGGAAACTCGTCCACTCCGAGATGCGGTTCGGCGACGGCTATATCATCGTCGATTCCGAATGGGCCGATCATATCGCCAGTCCCGCATCGGTGGCGGGCAGGAACACGCAGTCGGTCTATGTGCGCCTCAAGGATGGCCTGGATGAGCATTGCGAGCATGCCAGGGCCGCGGGCGCGGCAATAATCGAGGAGCCTGCCGATCAGTTCTATGGCGAGCGGCTTTATCGGGCACGCGATCCGGAAGGTCATGTCTGGACCTTCACGCAGACCCTTCGTTCGGTTTCGCGCGAGGACGCCGAGAGGCTGGGTGGCCTGCGGATCGAGGGCTGGCATCGATAG